The Cylindrospermum stagnale PCC 7417 genome segment CACCTGTAGTTTCTCGTCGTGGGTTTTGGGGTTTGTTACATCGTTTGTGGCGCTGGTTACGCACTTGGTTTCGGCGGTGAGATGTGCGCTATAATCACTCACAATATTTCATAGATTTAACTATGACAATTCCTTTGCTGCCAACGCTTCACAATCTACCCGCCACCTTACCTTTAGAGGGTGCAATCAGCATTGAGTTACAAGAAGGAATACCAATTTTTAAAGCCTCTAGCAGCGTGCAGACTCGTATTGAAGATTTATTAGCGAAACAACAAATTTCTCCACTCAATCCAGACGAAGAGAAACAACTAGACAGCTACGAAGAAATTGATGATTACCTGAGTTTGATCAATCGTTGAGCTTCGCAATTTCTTACAAAATTCCCATAATCAGATTGCTCGCGGGCAAGATGCCCGCACTACCTGTTTTGATTACAGCAGTTTTCGTCTATTTGAACTACATCTATCGTAGGGACACAGCAGTGCTGTGTCCCTACGGTGTGGTCTATTTACCTGAAAATCGCTGGAAATCGGAATTATCAAATTTAGATGACGTTCAGCTTATCAAGACCGCATAGTTTATTTACCTGCATTACCGAAAAACAACTTTGCTGCATCTGGATTACGTGGACGATATCGCAAAATTACCATTGATGGAAGATTTGAATCTGTAGGTTCGTAAGTTTCATAGTGACTAAAATCCCAAATTTGATTTTTGTTACCATAACAACCAGTCGTGTATGTGTGGTTAAAGTCTCCATTGCCGCAGCACATACCTGTTTCTAGAAGTTTTTCCACTGCTTGATTCATGGATATTGGCATAGTTAAAACCACACCACCATTGAGAGGTGGTATTTCTTCACAGTCATTGCAAGCCATCTCCACAAAATGAGTATTACTCATTTACCTGTTCCTCCTGTAAATACACAAATCCATTTTCTAGTGACTGGATCTCGCCGTTTGGTATAACTTGCCCCTAGCTTTGCTGCTCTGGCTTTACAAATACTTTCTGCTTTAGGTTCACTGGCAGTATCAAGTGGATCTTCCCAGATGCCAACCTCACCTGGATTATCTGGGTTATCAATTATTCGTCTGATATTACCATCAGCATCAGCTATTACCCGCTTACCTCCACCATATTCCCAGACGTAATAAGTGATACCACCAATAGCTACGACACCCACAATAACACACCCTATACCTGCCGTACCAGCACAAAAAGCTGCGGGTGCAAGAATAGCAGGGTTGGCATTAGCTGGAGGTGCAAACAATGAACAAGATACAAAAAATGTCATTCCTACAGCAGTAGTCTGTTGAAGTCTGGCTCTAAATTTTGCCATAATAAACTCAACCTTGAATTGGTTAACGCTAGGCGCTGCATTTCTTCTTGGCGGGAGAGGGCAGCGCCTTTCAAGTTTCATTTTACACTCGCTTTTTCCAAGCGTCAACGGGTTAACGTAATTTAAATAAGAATGACTTAAAGCATGGATATGAAGGAGTTACGAGAAAGCCAAAAACTGAGAACGGTTGACGTTGCCAGTCAAATTGGTATAGGTGAATCAACTGTGAGAAACTGGGAAAAAGGTAGAACAATTCCTAAGTTAAGAATTGACCAGTTTAATAAACTTCTGGAATTATATAAATGCAATTTTGAAAATCTAACGCAAGCTGTAGAGAAAACAAATATCAGGTATAGCAGAACCAGTCAAACCCATCAACCAGAAGAGTCTTGAATAGGCGAGAGTTTCTTAACTCTTATTTAGAAGATATCAAGAATGAAAATTTGTGATTGATGATCTGATAATAGGTAATAGTTAAAATCAGGATTTAATGATGAAAGGATGATGAGGATTAATAATAATTATTAAATTAATCCTGCTAATCCTCTAATCTTCTAAATCCTGATCTCAATTACCTATTTGCCAAATATTGATACATTTGCCAGCGTGCATCTACTTCTGCTTGGGCTTGTGATAATAAATGTTTGGCAACTTCTGGCTTACTCTTGGTGAGCATTTTGAAGCGGTTTTCTTGGTACATTGACTGCTCGACCGACTGAGTAGGTGCTTTCATATCCAATTGTAAGGGATTTTTTCCCTGTGTCTGCAAATCGGGATTATAGCGATACAGCAACCAACGCCCTGATTCTGTCAATGCTTTTTGGTGATTCATTCCTGTGGTCATGTTGATGCCGTGGGCGATGCAATGGCTGTAAGCAATAATTAATGATGGGCCGTTGTAGGCTTCTGCTTCTAAAAATGCCTTGAGAGTATGTTCATCTCTAGCACCTAATGCTACACTTGCTACGTAAACATTTCCGTAGGTCATGGCAATCAAACCAAGGTCTTTTTTAGACGCAGGCTTGCCACCAGTGGCATATTTAGCGACTGCTGCCCTTGGGGTGGCTTTGGAAGCTTGACCGCCAGTGTTAGAATAAACCTCAGTATCCATCACCAGAATGTTGACGTTGCGGCCAGTGGAAAGTACATGATCGATACCGCCAAAGTCGATGTCATAAGCCCAACCGTCACCACCAACAATCCAAACGCTTTTTCTTACCAAATAGTCTGCAAGGGATTTGAGATTTTGGATTTTCGCCTTTAAATCATCATTTTGTAGAAACGTTGCATGTAACGTCTCTACAGAGGTTAATAGTTTTGCTACTCGTTCTCGCTGTTCCCAAATGTCAGCTTCAGATTTTTGTTCGGCTTTGAGGATAGAGTTGACCAGGTTTTCATCTAATTCACCGCTTAATTGTTGTAGCAGTTCTGTGGCAAATTCGGCTTGTTTGTCTAGGGAGAGACGATAGCCAAAACCAAATTCGGCGTTATCTTCAAAGAGGCTATTTGACCAAGCGGGGCCGCGTCCTTCGGCGTTTTTTGTCCAGGGGGTGGTGGGTAAATTGCCGCCGTAGATTGAGGAACAGCCGGTAGCGTTGGCAATCAGGGCGCGATCGCCAAATAATTGCGATAATAACTTTAGATAAGGTGTCTCACCACAACCAGCACAAGCGCCAGAAAATTCAAACAACGGTTCTTGCAGTTGTTGTTGGCGAATCTGGTTTAATTTCAACTCTCGTCGGTCAGGATTGGGCAAACTTAAGAAGAAATCCCAGTTTTTTCGCTCTTGTTCCCCTACACCACCCGTACAATCTGCCATATTAATCGCCTTTAGCGATCGCTCAGATTTATTTTTGGCTGGGCAGACATTTACACAAATAGCGCACCCTGTGCAGTCTTCTGGTGCCACCTGAATAGTAAATTTTTGGTTAGCAAAGTCCTTGTCTTTAGCAGCGGTTGACTTAAAGGTTATGGGTGCATTCGCTAACTCAGCCGGTTGATAAGCTTTGGCACGGATGGCGCTATGGGGACAAACCATCACACATTTACCGCACTGAACGCAGACATCAGCATCCCACACAGGTATCTCTGCCGCCACGTTGCGTTTTTCCCATTTGGCGGTACCACTAGGAAAGGTGCCATCAGCGGGTAATGCACTCACTGGTAAATCATCACCTTCCCAAGTCATGATTTTACCCAAAACTTCCCGCACAAATTCTGGGGCGCTGATGGAAAGAGAATTTGGGATTTTGGGGAGAAAATTCGCCCCATATTTCAGCTTGACTTCATGCAAATTTTCTAGGGTGTTGTCTACCGCTTGCAAGTTCATCCGAATAACTTCTGGGCCTTTTTTGCCATAAGTCTTTTCAATCGCTTGTTTAATTTTGCTAATTGCTTCTTTTTGTGGCAATACCCCCGCTAAAGCAAAGAAACACACCTGCATAATCGTGTTAATCCGTCCGCCCATACCACTATTCCGGGCAACTTCGCTGGCGTTGATTACGTAAAATTTGAGTTGCTGATCAATAATTTGCTGCTGCACTCTCAGCGGCAGATGTTCCCAAACCATATCTGCGTTGTATGGACTGTTGAGTAAAAAAGTTGCTCCAGGAACAGCAGCTTTCAATATATCTATGCGTTCGATAAATCCCCAGTGATGACAACCAATAAAGTTAGCTTGGTCTATGAGGTAGGTGGAGTGAATTGCTTGGGGTCCAAAGCGCAGGTGAGAAACGGTCATTGAGCCAGATTTTTTGGAATCATAGACAAAGTAACCTTGGGCGTTGTTGTCGGTTTCTTCGCCAATAATCTTAATGGAATTTTTGTTTGCGCCTACGGTACCATCAGAACC includes the following:
- a CDS encoding helix-turn-helix domain-containing protein, with translation MKELRESQKLRTVDVASQIGIGESTVRNWEKGRTIPKLRIDQFNKLLELYKCNFENLTQAVEKTNIRYSRTSQTHQPEES
- the nifJ gene encoding pyruvate:ferredoxin (flavodoxin) oxidoreductase, whose translation is MHKTFATIDGNEAVARVAYKLNEVIAIYPITPSSAMGEWADAWASEGRPNLWGTVPSVTQMQSEGGAAAAVHGALQTGALSTTFTASQGLLLMIPNLYKIAGELTSAVIHVAARSLATHALSIFGDHSDVMAARASGWALLCSASVQESQDFALIAHAATLEARVPFMHFFDGFRTSHEVQKVKLLSDEDLLKLIPQSLISAHRSRALTPDRPVLRGTAQNPDVYFQSREGANLYYQACPAIVQKIMDQFGDRTGRYYKIYEYHGAPDAERLIVIMGSGCEAVQETVDYLNHQGEKVGLVKVRLYRPFDVQSFVATLPASVKAIAVLDRTKEPGSAGEPLYLDVVTALYEAWGDQQMAQILLNLDSEISPPKVVGGRYGLSSKEFTPAMVKGIFDNLAQIKPKNHFTIGINDDVSYTSLNFDAKFSTEADNVVRAMFYGLGSDGTVGANKNSIKIIGEETDNNAQGYFVYDSKKSGSMTVSHLRFGPQAIHSTYLIDQANFIGCHHWGFIERIDILKAAVPGATFLLNSPYNADMVWEHLPLRVQQQIIDQQLKFYVINASEVARNSGMGGRINTIMQVCFFALAGVLPQKEAISKIKQAIEKTYGKKGPEVIRMNLQAVDNTLENLHEVKLKYGANFLPKIPNSLSISAPEFVREVLGKIMTWEGDDLPVSALPADGTFPSGTAKWEKRNVAAEIPVWDADVCVQCGKCVMVCPHSAIRAKAYQPAELANAPITFKSTAAKDKDFANQKFTIQVAPEDCTGCAICVNVCPAKNKSERSLKAINMADCTGGVGEQERKNWDFFLSLPNPDRRELKLNQIRQQQLQEPLFEFSGACAGCGETPYLKLLSQLFGDRALIANATGCSSIYGGNLPTTPWTKNAEGRGPAWSNSLFEDNAEFGFGYRLSLDKQAEFATELLQQLSGELDENLVNSILKAEQKSEADIWEQRERVAKLLTSVETLHATFLQNDDLKAKIQNLKSLADYLVRKSVWIVGGDGWAYDIDFGGIDHVLSTGRNVNILVMDTEVYSNTGGQASKATPRAAVAKYATGGKPASKKDLGLIAMTYGNVYVASVALGARDEHTLKAFLEAEAYNGPSLIIAYSHCIAHGINMTTGMNHQKALTESGRWLLYRYNPDLQTQGKNPLQLDMKAPTQSVEQSMYQENRFKMLTKSKPEVAKHLLSQAQAEVDARWQMYQYLANR